In a genomic window of Fusarium verticillioides 7600 chromosome 11, whole genome shotgun sequence:
- a CDS encoding hypothetical protein (At least one base has a quality score < 10), giving the protein MQNKFISAATLLSAMASVQASPVSISKRDVLTALPGGASDIENKFQPALDFDSDGCYQTAAIDPSGNLNPGHGATGTPQGDCRDPPQLDNSNTYSRKRCNNGFCAIMYETYYEKDQAVGGSFLGGHRHDWENIVVFTQGDNVVRVAPSCHGKYDGASNKFPSDGSAPLLVYHKDGAGTHCYRFANDDDQANPENPTGSFFKAPLVGWDNWPDVGLRDKMLQNWSGGVGPKLDDEFGDSLKASGW; this is encoded by the exons ATGCAGAACAAGTTCATCAGTGCCGCCACCCTCCTGAGTGCCATGGCCTCAGTCCAGGCATCTCCCGTTTCTATCTCCAAGCGAGACGTTCTCACAGCCCTTCCTGGAGGCGCTTCTGACATTGAGAACAAGTTCCAGCCTGCTCTTGACTTCGACAGCGACGGCTGCTACCAGACCGCCGCCATCGATCCCTCTGGCAACTTGAATCCTGGTCATGGTGCCACTGGTACTCCCCAGGGAGACTGTCGTGATCCTCCAcagcttgacaacagcaacacctATTCTCGCAAGCGCTGCAACAATGGCTTCTGTGCTATTAT GTATGAGACCTACTACGAGAAAGACCAAGCCGTTGGTGGTAGCTTTCTTGGAGGTCACCGCCACGACTGGGAGAACATCGTCGTTTTCACCCAGGGTGACAATGTCGTCCGCGTGGCTCCCTCGTGCCACGGCAAATACGACGGCGCAAGCAACAAGTTTCCCAGCGACGGAAGCGCCCCTCTTCTCGTCTATCACAAAGACGGTGCCGGAACTCACTGCTACCGCTTcgccaacgacgacgaccaGGCCAACCCCGAGAACCCTACTGgttctttcttcaaggctcctcttgttggttgggATAACTGGCCTGATGTTGGCCTGCGAGACAAGATGCTGCAGAACTGGAGTGGTGGCGTTGGACCTAAGCTGGATGATGAATTTGGTGACTCGCTCAAGGCAAGcggctggtga
- a CDS encoding MFS transporter, SP family, general alpha glucoside:H+ symporter, with amino-acid sequence MSEQILKPKEELGHADFDHNEVLKNNDLMHDAFDAEQREHEQGVWAAAKAHPWACFWAFIMCFTIVMESFDMFLNGNFVALPAFQKHYGVHVEGSGWTIPTRWQSALFQAGQCGAFVGVFLAGPITNKFGYRWTTIFALMLMNATIFISFFANSLELLVVGQALEGVPWGFFIANSPAYASEIVPLALRGACTATLQMSWSIGSIIVAGATYAYNKRNDQWAWRVPLALQWLFPTPLLILVFLSPESPWWLIRKGRKDEALRSIQRLGSDDKEVAHQKLAMMERTVEIEEQEGGNPSLLDLVKGTDLRRTIITCLIYASQNFAGNLIANQATFFFERAGVSTERAFQLNLINSCLQFVANILSLPITSSFGRRTIYLLGTIINVAFLFILGIVATIHQTTATNYTQAVLGILISFVYAGSLGPISYTIIAETSSVRLRALSTGVGRAAYYIAEIPMIYLASRLLNPTGWNLGGKCGYVWGGTAVVCFVSAYFFLPELKDRSYRETDILFKRKVPARKFKSTVIDVRDNE; translated from the exons ATGTCTGAACAGATTCTCAAGCCAAAGGAGGAGCTTGGTCATGCCGACTTTGACCATAACgaagtcttgaagaacaatGATCTTATGCATGATGCCTTTGATGCTGAACAGCGCGAGCATGAGCAGGGTGTTTGGGCTGCCGCGAAGGCCCATCCTTGGGCTTGCTTCTGGGCCTTCATCATGTGCTTTACCATT GTCATGGAATCGTTCGATATGTTTCTGAACGGAAACTTTGTCGCTCTGCCCGCCTTCCAGAAACACTACGGAGTCCACGTCGAGGGTTCAGGCTGGACCATTCCAACAAGATGGCAGAGTGCTCTCTTCCAAGCAGGACAATGTGGTGCTTTCGTGGGTGTCTTCCTTGCCGGACCTATCACCAATAAGTTTGGTTACCGATGGACAACAATATTTGCCCTGATGCTCATGAATGcgaccatcttcatctcatttTTT GCCAACTCGTTGGAGCTCCTTGTCGTCGGACAAGCACTGGAAGGGGTACCGTGGGGTTTCTTCATTGCCAACTCCCCTGCCTACGCTTCTGAGATCGTACCCCTTGCGCTCCGTGGTGCTTGTACAGCGACTCTGCAGATGAGTTGGTCTATCGGATCCATCATCGTGGCTGGTGCTACTTATGCCTACAATAAGAGAAATGATCAGTGGGCTTGGCGTGTGCCTCTCGCTTTGCAATGGCTTTTCCCC ACCCCTCTCTTGATTCTCGTGTTTCTCTCTCCCGAGTCTCCATGGTGGCTCATTCGTAAAGGTCGCAAAGATGAGGCACTGCGCTCGATTCAGCGCCTCGGAAGCGATGACAAGGAGGTAGCTCaccagaagcttgccatGATGGAGCGTActgtcgagattgaggagcaggagggtGGCAACCCTTCTCTGCTCGACCTCGTCAAGGGTACCGACTTGAGACGAACAATCATTACTTGCTTGATCTATGCCTCCCAGAACTTCGCCGGTAACTTGATCGCTAACCAAGCCACTTTCTTCTTCGAAC GAGCTGGCGTCTCAACCGAACGTGCGTTCCAGCTtaacctcatcaactcatGCCTCCAGTTCGTTGCCaacatcttgtctctcccCATCACCAGTTCTTTCGGCCGCCGTACTATCTACCTCTTGGGAACAATCATCAATGTCGCCTTCTTGTTCATCCTCGGCATCGTCGCCACAATCCACCAgaccaccgccaccaacTACACACAAGCTGTGCTTGGAATATTGATATCCTTCGTCTATGCTGGTAGTCTTGGACCTATCTCGTACACAATCATCGCCGAGACCTCGTCTGTCCGACTTCGTGCTCTGAGCACTGGTGTTGGTCGTGCTGCCTACTACATTGCCGAGATCCCCATGATCTACCTGGCTTCAAGACTCCTGAACCCTACCGGGTGGAATCTTGGTGGCAAGTGTGGCTATGTCTGGGGAGGCACTGCAGTTGTTTGCTTCGTCTCGGCCTACTTCTTCCTTcctgagctgaaggatcGATCATACCGTGAGACTGATATCTTGTTCAAACGCAAAGTCCCTGCAAGGAAGTTCAAGTCGACTGTCATCGATGTCAGGGACAACGAGTAG
- a CDS encoding haloacid dehalogenase, type II translates to MSQPTKIKAVFFDFMGTCLDWHSSVVQALPPAIPETSASKLALEWRRRYFIANSERLAQKLEPEDIDDTLLRVLDNVLEDSPEYKQLFDAPMKEQLITAWHSQPAWPEVGKAIRSIREDLGLEVFVHANGTTRLQLDLTRFAGLNFNMLFSSQLLGTYKPDPEAYNKALRLVKLKPEEVVLVAAHAYDLRGAQNVGIKTIYIHRWTDDVDEDMDKVKGEFGAYLEGMEELPAIIKKMQS, encoded by the coding sequence ATGTCGCAACCAACGAAAATAAAAGCAgtcttctttgacttcatGGGAACATGCCTCGATTGGCACAGTAGTGTCGTGCAGGCTCTGCCCCCCGCTATTCCCGAAACCTCAGCCTCTAAACTCGCTCTTGAATGGCGGCGACGTTacttcatcgccaacagcGAACGCCTTGCCCAAAAGCTTGAGCCCGAAGACATAGATGACACTCTCCTTCGCGTACTCGACAACGTACTGGAAGATTCACCAGAGTACAAGCAGCTTTTTGATGCGCCGATGAAAGAACAATTGATTACTGCCTGGCATTCTCAGCCAGCTTGGCCAGAAGTTGGAAAGGCAATTCGGTCCATccgagaagatcttggtctgGAAGTCTTTGTTCATGCCAATGGCACAACACGCCTGCAGCTTGACCTAACTCGCTTCGCTGGGCTCAATTTCAACATGCTCTTCTCCAGCCAACTGTTGGGGACGTACAAGCCAGATCCCGAGGCGTACAACAAGGCGCTGCGactcgtcaagctcaagcctgaAGAAGTTGTGTTGGTTGCGGCTCACGCATATGATTTGAGAGGAGCTCAAAATGTTGGAATCAAGACGATCTACATTCATCGTTGgactgatgatgttgatgaggatatggacAAGGTGAAGGGAGAGTTTGGTGCTTATCTGGAGGGGATGGAGGAGTTGCCTGCCATAATTAAGAAAATGCAATCTTGA